Proteins co-encoded in one Microbacterium hydrocarbonoxydans genomic window:
- a CDS encoding CGNR zinc finger domain-containing protein produces the protein MHLNPYGEYAVLLAASLADDFPSDRRGIEQRTLEMGMTMTFPTAPDDHERVRAVIDDWLRIVDERDPAARAEILNAQMAQAAAYPRLTNHDGEGWHLHYRDDVESLPYVLRAIFAVGTSLHLVTRGMDRLGRCEASPCTHVVVDVTRNGRQRFCSVRCANRAAVRRHRARVSA, from the coding sequence ATGCATCTCAACCCTTACGGCGAGTATGCCGTGCTCCTCGCCGCATCCTTGGCCGACGACTTCCCGTCCGACCGTCGCGGTATCGAGCAGCGGACGCTCGAGATGGGTATGACGATGACCTTCCCGACCGCTCCCGACGATCACGAGAGGGTGCGGGCTGTGATCGACGACTGGCTGCGGATCGTCGACGAGCGCGATCCTGCCGCCCGTGCCGAGATCCTCAACGCGCAGATGGCCCAGGCAGCGGCGTACCCGCGCCTCACGAACCACGATGGTGAGGGGTGGCACTTGCACTACAGGGACGACGTGGAGTCGCTGCCATACGTGCTCAGGGCCATCTTCGCGGTCGGCACGTCTCTGCACCTGGTCACTCGGGGGATGGATCGGCTCGGGCGCTGCGAGGCGTCGCCCTGCACGCACGTCGTCGTCGACGTCACCCGCAACGGCCGACAGCGCTTCTGCTCGGTGCGATGTGCGAACAGAGCAGCGGTCCGGCGCCATCGGGCGCGTGTGAGCGCCTGA
- a CDS encoding type 1 glutamine amidotransferase domain-containing protein produces the protein MATLTDSRVAFLATDGFEDSELTSPWEAVQAEGASATLIAPDGAQIKGKNGHVQHVDLTSADAEADEFDALVLPGGVVNADHLRLDKPSIALARSFFEQHKPVAVICHGAWILIEAGVVDGRTLTSYPSLATDLRNAGATWVDEEVVVDQGLVSSRTPDDLPAFNAKLVEEVAEGRHAGQTA, from the coding sequence ATGGCGACTCTCACCGACAGCCGAGTGGCATTCCTGGCGACAGACGGATTCGAGGACAGCGAACTCACCAGCCCCTGGGAAGCCGTGCAGGCCGAGGGCGCGAGCGCGACCCTCATCGCGCCGGACGGCGCGCAGATCAAGGGCAAGAACGGCCACGTGCAGCACGTCGACCTCACGTCGGCGGATGCCGAGGCCGACGAGTTCGACGCCCTGGTGCTGCCCGGCGGCGTCGTGAACGCCGATCACCTGCGACTCGACAAGCCGTCGATCGCTCTCGCGCGATCGTTCTTCGAGCAGCACAAGCCCGTCGCGGTGATCTGCCACGGAGCATGGATCCTGATCGAGGCGGGTGTCGTCGACGGCCGCACGCTCACAAGCTACCCGAGCCTGGCGACCGACCTGCGAAACGCCGGCGCCACCTGGGTCGACGAAGAGGTCGTGGTCGACCAGGGACTCGTCTCGAGCCGCACGCCCGACGACCTGCCCGCCTTCAACGCGAAGCTGGTCGAAGAGGTGGCCGAAGGCCGCCATGCAGGCCAGACGGCCTGA